The following proteins come from a genomic window of Plasmodium vivax chromosome 3, whole genome shotgun sequence:
- a CDS encoding thioredoxin, putative (encoded by transcript PVX_000535A): protein MMHMNGTRAATRAAVSRISPPLWAQNKGMSKLLRLHGAKLTFVSSKRKVSHLNYTHAGGGYYYHPFTKHGKNEKIKFCKSAQRGVGSFNEYQQNNIMSNRRKKKIYLCALIFSGVLGYATLKWNEKRDVTYFLSEMKEISDDIFDKLDNIVLFVLDKNKLGEEKKRIQKIKSEIEKLNLKYINFLYTYHEESKDYACYLYKGRRRRNITKEELSADTVKDIFEPFFTPVSEDYEKVNEGNGGNFPVCVTHDTFEKEIIEDSKRNEILLVLFENTCFLCFLYKPFINTLHKLFKENNIQLKLKKYNIEKNDYAPNMIVCRGTPTFLLYHNGKGNKLDEYKPNDIINKIDQIIKSPKDIKEQMLEKAELIHARMHQFGYLTMWMTESKIIENMLIRRHVKDIPNSNDDDVVYNEILTSLIEEDIQRNDLIEDSLNYTKEKINAAEKSCFVAAMMMANELIDEEKKYEVS, encoded by the exons ATGATGCATATGAACGGCACACGCGCAGCTACGCGCGCTGCAGTCTCACGCATCAGCCCCCCGCTTTGGGCACAGAACAAAGGAATGAGTAAACTGCTTAGGCTGCACGGGGCGAAGCTTACATTTGTAAGCAGCAAAAGGAAGGTCTCCCACCTTAACTACACgcatgcaggggggggatacTACTACCACCCCTTTACCAAGcatggcaaaaatgaaaaaataaaattttgcaaaagtgcaCAGAGAGGTGTAGGCAGCTTCAACGAGTACCAACAGAACAATATTATGTCCaataggaggaaaaaaaaaatctacctGTGtgccttaattttttcggGTGTGTTAGGGTATGCTACCCTCAAAtggaacgaaaaaagggacgTCACTTACTTCCTAAGcgaaatgaaagaaatatCAGACGATATTTTCGACAAGCTAGACAACATCGTGCTGTTCGTTTTAGATAAAAACAAACTgggtgaagagaaaaaaagaatccaaaaaattaaaagcgaaattgaaaaactAAATCTTAAGTATATTAATTTCTTGTATACTTACCATGAGGAAAGCAAAGATTACGCTTGCTATTTGTACAAAGGGCGGCGCAGGAGGAACATCACTAAGGAGGAGTTAAGTGCTGACACGGTTAAGGACATCTTCGAGCCATTTTTCACGCCAGTTAGCGAAGATTACGAGAAGGTGAACGAGGGAAATGGGGGCAATTTCCCGGTCTGCGTAACGCATGACACGTTTGAGAAGGAG ATCATTGAAGACTCGAAGAGAAACGAAATACTTCTGGTTCTGTTCGAGAACACCTGCTTCTTGTGCTTCTTGTACAAGCCGTTTATAAACACCCTGCACAAGCTGTTTAAGGAGAACAAC ATTCAGCTGAAGCTGAAGAAGTACAATATAGAGAAAAACGACTACGCGCCCAACATGATAGTCTGCAGGGGCACCCCCACCTTTTTGCTTTACCACAA cgGCAAGGGAAACAAACTGGATGAGTACAAACCGAATGACATCATCAACAAAATTGATCAA ATTATTAAATCCCCAAAAGATATCAAAGAGCAAATGCTGGAGAAAGCAGAGTTAATTCACGCAAGGATGCACCAGTTTGGCTACCTGACCATGTG GATGACCGAATcgaaaattatagaaaatatgcTCATAAGGAGACACGTGAAGGACATTCCAAAT aGCAATGACGATGACGTCGTATACAATGAAATATTAACTTCCCTCATAGAAGAAGACATACAGAGGAACGATTTAATTGAAGACAGCTTGAATTACAccaaggagaaaataaacgCAGCTGAGAAAAGTTGCTTTGTAGCGGCCATG ATGATGGCCAACGAGCTAATTGACGAGGAAAAGAAGTACGAAGTGAGCTAA